A DNA window from Pseudomonas sp. B21-056 contains the following coding sequences:
- a CDS encoding IS4 family transposase, which produces MQAIQFLHNALAQALPTLHSRRLTALMCCVSALLQGRRLTLTGIGRAMLGQAYPKHSIKRVDRLLGDARLQAERPLFYWVILRALLGTLKHPLILVDWSRIDAPGKAFLLRAAIPFAGRSYPIYESVHERESCPAHQKRMLQALALMLPADCIPVLVSDAGFRRPWFKAIEAQGWYYVGRIRNRELCRRDSQAWKPVKNLYALATASPKSLGLIEMTQSAPHFIHLYCVRHPAKGRKHKRVTGSIAKNKLSRQSARRELEPWLLASNLPELEWNPAKVVALYKKRMQIEEGFRDVKSEHLGIGLNLHRSRCPKRIEVLLLIAMLANYIIFLTGFQAREADHERRFQSNSVKDKHVLSLWRLGLEYWRCRPPSEAQQALEETEQMLRSEAMRQMQGLG; this is translated from the coding sequence ATGCAAGCCATCCAATTTTTACACAATGCACTCGCCCAAGCACTGCCCACGCTCCACTCTCGCCGCCTGACCGCCCTGATGTGTTGTGTCAGCGCATTGCTGCAAGGCCGGCGCCTGACCTTGACCGGAATCGGTCGTGCCATGCTGGGTCAGGCATACCCCAAACACTCGATAAAGCGAGTGGACCGATTGCTTGGAGATGCTCGCCTGCAAGCTGAGCGACCGCTGTTCTACTGGGTCATTTTGCGAGCCCTGTTAGGGACATTGAAGCATCCGCTGATTCTGGTCGACTGGTCCAGAATCGATGCGCCTGGCAAAGCATTTTTGTTAAGAGCTGCCATTCCTTTTGCCGGGCGCTCATACCCAATTTATGAATCCGTTCACGAGCGCGAGAGCTGTCCGGCCCACCAGAAGCGGATGTTGCAAGCGTTGGCGCTGATGTTGCCTGCTGACTGCATTCCGGTGCTCGTATCTGACGCTGGTTTCCGACGTCCCTGGTTCAAAGCCATCGAGGCCCAGGGCTGGTATTACGTGGGGCGAATCCGCAACCGTGAGTTATGCCGTCGCGACTCTCAAGCGTGGAAACCGGTGAAAAATCTTTACGCCTTAGCGACGGCCTCACCCAAATCCCTGGGCTTGATCGAAATGACTCAGAGTGCCCCACACTTCATTCATTTGTATTGCGTCAGGCACCCGGCCAAGGGCCGCAAACACAAGCGCGTTACAGGATCAATCGCCAAAAACAAACTCAGCCGTCAGTCAGCGCGGCGTGAACTGGAGCCGTGGTTATTGGCCAGCAATCTACCTGAGCTGGAATGGAATCCAGCGAAGGTGGTAGCGCTTTACAAGAAGCGAATGCAGATTGAGGAAGGCTTTCGGGATGTCAAAAGCGAGCACCTGGGCATCGGCCTGAACCTGCATCGCAGCCGTTGCCCGAAACGCATTGAGGTGCTGCTCCTGATCGCAATGCTCGCCAACTACATTATTTTTCTAACCGGCTTCCAGGCCCGCGAGGCCGATCATGAGAGGCGTTTTCAAAGCAATAGCGTTAAAGACAAACATGTCTTGTCCCTATGGCGCCTGGGTCTGGAGTACTGGCGTTGTCGGCCACCATCGGAGGCTCAACAAGCGCTGGAGGAGACCGAGCAAATGTTACGCTCCGAGGCGATGCGACAGATGCAGGGCCTGGGATAG
- a CDS encoding tautomerase family protein, with amino-acid sequence MPFVRTAVIKGTSQQQRQHIVDGIHQALIESIGMPEDELFNLVTDYDPEQFFYSRTFNGVARSNKLVVIEITMRRGRSDAMKRELYKKIADNLGAQAQVRPQDIFIFMHENDYSDWSVGLGKFAMALVQQTGDVSAV; translated from the coding sequence ATGCCATTCGTCCGTACCGCCGTCATCAAAGGTACCAGCCAGCAGCAACGTCAACACATCGTCGACGGCATACACCAAGCGCTGATAGAGAGCATCGGCATGCCTGAGGATGAGCTGTTCAACCTGGTCACTGACTATGACCCGGAGCAGTTTTTCTACAGCCGCACCTTCAATGGTGTCGCCCGTTCAAACAAGCTCGTCGTGATTGAAATCACGATGCGCAGAGGTCGCAGTGACGCCATGAAACGGGAGTTGTACAAAAAAATCGCTGACAATCTCGGCGCTCAAGCCCAGGTTCGTCCGCAGGATATTTTCATCTTCATGCATGAGAACGACTATTCGGATTGGTCGGTGGGCCTGGGCAAGTTTGCAATGGCGTTGGTGCAACAAACCGGTGATGTCTCTGCCGTGTAG
- a CDS encoding LysR substrate-binding domain-containing protein: protein MKRRLPPLNALRSFEAAARLGRMTSAADELSVTPGAVSRQVRQLELSLGVDLFEGTKNKPQLTAAGKELLPDLTAALDQIEAAVGRVRDTATGILDVSCFSTFTVKWLIPRLFDFNMKYPDIKVRLSSSGDTSDPGRDRYDVMITAEQGRLEAQENTLLLFPERLGIVLSPALSAGIQLTELSSIFQHPLLHTKTRPNAWASWGDAIGYQATAPAGLEYEHYYFTLEAAIAGLGICVAPWHLVADDIRLGRLLAPFGFHQSSYSYVAKQSSQRSKKLELFSGWLVAQAERDSLPSSIYGPPSA, encoded by the coding sequence ATGAAACGTCGCCTTCCTCCACTCAATGCTCTGCGCTCCTTCGAAGCCGCCGCCCGGCTGGGAAGGATGACGTCTGCCGCCGATGAACTTTCGGTCACACCTGGCGCCGTGAGTCGCCAGGTACGCCAGTTGGAACTGAGTCTGGGGGTGGACCTGTTCGAAGGGACAAAGAACAAACCGCAACTCACCGCTGCCGGCAAAGAACTCCTGCCGGACCTGACGGCTGCGCTGGATCAGATCGAGGCGGCGGTAGGCAGAGTCAGAGATACCGCGACGGGTATTCTGGACGTGTCCTGTTTCAGCACCTTCACGGTCAAATGGTTGATACCCCGACTGTTCGATTTCAATATGAAGTACCCGGATATCAAGGTTCGCTTGAGCTCCTCAGGCGACACTAGCGATCCGGGGCGTGATCGGTATGACGTGATGATCACGGCTGAACAGGGAAGGCTCGAGGCTCAGGAAAACACCCTTCTGCTATTCCCCGAAAGATTGGGCATCGTACTGTCACCGGCGTTATCCGCGGGTATCCAGCTGACTGAACTCAGTTCGATTTTCCAGCATCCGTTACTGCACACCAAAACGCGCCCGAATGCCTGGGCCAGCTGGGGTGATGCGATTGGCTATCAGGCCACCGCACCGGCGGGGTTGGAGTACGAGCATTACTATTTTACGTTGGAGGCTGCGATTGCCGGCCTGGGGATCTGCGTTGCTCCCTGGCACCTGGTGGCTGACGACATTCGTCTTGGCCGGCTGCTGGCACCGTTTGGATTTCATCAGAGCAGTTATTCCTATGTTGCGAAGCAGAGTTCGCAACGCAGTAAAAAATTGGAGTTGTTCTCTGGGTGGTTGGTGGCTCAGGCAGAGCGGGATAGCTTGCCAAGCTCAATCTATGGTCCACCATCCGCGTAG
- a CDS encoding IS4 family transposase: protein MQAIQFLHNALTQALPTLHSRRLTALMCCVSALLQGRRLTLTGIGRAMRGQAYPKHSIKRVDRLLGNARLQAERPLFYWVILRALLGTLKHPLILVDWSRIDAPGKAFLLRAAIPFAGRSYPIYESVHERESCPAHQKRMLQALALMLPADCIPVLVSDAGFRRPWFKAIEAQGWYYVGRIRNRELCRRDSQAWKPVKKLYALATASPKSLGLIEMTQSAPHFIHLYCVRHPAKGRKHKRVTGSIAKNKLSRQSARRELEPWLLASNLPELEWNPAKVVALYKKRMQIEEGFRDVKSEHLGIGLNLHRSRCPKRIEVLLLIAMLAHYIIFLTGFQAREADHERRFQSNSVKNKHVLSLWRLGLEYWRYRPPSEAQQVLEETEQMLRSEAMRQMQGLG from the coding sequence ATGCAAGCCATCCAATTTTTACACAATGCACTCACCCAAGCACTGCCCACGCTCCATTCTCGCCGCCTGACCGCCCTGATGTGTTGTGTCAGCGCATTGCTGCAAGGCCGGCGCCTGACCTTGACCGGAATCGGTCGTGCCATGCGGGGCCAGGCGTATCCCAAACACTCGATAAAGCGAGTGGACCGATTGCTTGGAAATGCTCGCTTGCAAGCTGAGCGACCGCTGTTCTACTGGGTCATTTTGCGAGCCCTGTTAGGGACATTGAAGCATCCGCTGATTCTGGTCGACTGGTCCAGAATCGATGCGCCTGGCAAAGCATTTTTGTTAAGAGCTGCCATTCCTTTTGCCGGGCGCTCATACCCAATTTATGAATCCGTTCACGAGCGCGAGAGCTGTCCGGCCCACCAGAAGCGGATGTTGCAAGCATTGGCGCTGATGTTGCCTGCTGACTGCATTCCAGTGCTTGTGTCTGACGCTGGTTTCCGACGTCCCTGGTTCAAAGCCATCGAGGCCCAGGGCTGGTATTACGTGGGGCGAATCCGCAACCGTGAGTTATGCCGTCGCGACTCTCAAGCGTGGAAACCGGTGAAAAAACTTTACGCCTTAGCGACGGCCTCACCCAAATCCCTGGGCTTGATCGAAATGACTCAGAGTGCCCCGCACTTCATTCATTTGTATTGCGTCAGGCACCCGGCCAAGGGCCGCAAACACAAGCGCGTTACAGGATCAATCGCCAAAAACAAACTCAGCCGCCAGTCAGCGCGGCGTGAACTGGAGCCGTGGTTATTGGCCAGCAATCTACCTGAGCTGGAATGGAATCCAGCGAAGGTGGTAGCGCTTTACAAGAAGCGAATGCAGATTGAGGAAGGCTTTCGGGATGTCAAAAGCGAGCACCTGGGCATCGGCCTGAACCTGCATCGCAGCCGTTGCCCGAAACGCATTGAGGTGCTGCTCCTGATCGCAATGCTCGCCCATTACATTATTTTTCTAACCGGCTTCCAGGCCCGCGAGGCCGATCATGAGAGGCGTTTTCAAAGCAATAGCGTTAAAAACAAACATGTCTTGTCCCTATGGCGCCTGGGTCTGGAGTACTGGCGTTATCGGCCACCATCGGAGGCTCAACAGGTGCTGGAGGAGACCGAGCAAATGTTACGCTCCGAGGCGATGCGACAGATGCAGGGCCTGGGATAG
- a CDS encoding leucine-rich repeat domain-containing protein codes for MQTPNRSALLAQLSAAPDDIAVRAALYRDLLDTAEVSLEGLRVAAGLCDPAAMAVIAQLNTTPHRNRPGPLLPQLRGLPVDHVELDNAEPHWLDALAGVPLRTLILNSPRFICGPDVWRRLPGIALENLEVSSFSRDDNATSLPSLERLRRLKLETYGEDFDDSFLRQLGSSGLQELSLNRCDDITDDGLRALSPLKLRSLTLQRAGELTSAGMRHLCAHPLEQLTVSSSGAILRDPSWLTDMTALRSLSLDDCYASDTLLDAIRDLPIERLSLHGAYLCEDDFEGLEGMPLADLDLKGSRQMIERLDVLHAFPLKHLGLSDVQGIDAQTLRDLEGLGLESLDLSLNAVSWKTLKQLACLPLKRLNLSFCEGVDGKTLRKLTELGLPLEQLEISGLDLRDADLACLRDLPLQRLGLYESPWLTDAGVAHLAGLPLRDLTLEAGPGESRLTSAMVSVLERLPLERLSLRNGSEISGEGWDRLARLSARVRGPGI; via the coding sequence GTGCAGACCCCCAACCGCAGCGCCCTCTTGGCCCAACTTTCCGCCGCCCCCGATGACATTGCCGTACGTGCCGCGCTTTATCGTGATCTGCTCGACACGGCAGAGGTTTCGCTGGAGGGTTTGCGCGTTGCTGCCGGTCTCTGCGATCCGGCCGCCATGGCTGTGATTGCCCAGTTGAACACTACACCCCACAGGAATCGCCCCGGCCCCTTGTTGCCGCAGCTTCGCGGCCTGCCAGTGGACCATGTGGAGTTGGACAACGCCGAGCCACACTGGCTCGACGCCCTGGCCGGGGTGCCGTTGCGCACGCTGATACTCAACAGCCCGAGGTTCATCTGTGGCCCGGATGTATGGCGACGTTTACCGGGCATTGCCCTGGAAAACCTGGAGGTCAGCAGCTTTTCCCGCGACGATAACGCGACCAGTCTCCCGTCACTCGAACGCCTGCGCCGCCTCAAGCTGGAAACCTACGGCGAAGACTTCGACGACAGTTTCCTCAGGCAACTGGGCAGCAGCGGGTTACAAGAGTTGTCGTTGAACCGTTGCGATGACATCACCGACGACGGCCTTCGGGCGCTGTCGCCGCTCAAGTTGCGCTCACTCACGCTGCAACGCGCAGGAGAACTCACTTCAGCGGGGATGCGGCACCTATGCGCGCACCCACTCGAACAACTGACCGTCAGCTCAAGCGGCGCCATCCTGCGGGACCCTTCCTGGCTTACCGATATGACCGCCTTGCGCTCGCTGAGCCTCGATGACTGCTACGCCTCGGACACCCTGCTTGACGCCATCCGCGACCTTCCGATCGAACGGCTTTCGCTGCATGGCGCATACCTCTGCGAGGATGACTTCGAGGGACTCGAAGGCATGCCGCTTGCCGATCTGGATCTCAAAGGTTCACGCCAGATGATCGAGCGCCTGGACGTGCTGCACGCGTTTCCACTCAAACACCTGGGGCTCTCCGATGTGCAAGGCATCGACGCGCAGACGTTGCGTGATCTTGAAGGGCTGGGCTTGGAGTCGCTGGACCTGTCGTTGAACGCGGTGAGCTGGAAAACGCTGAAACAACTGGCCTGCCTGCCGCTGAAACGGCTGAATCTCAGTTTCTGCGAGGGCGTTGATGGCAAGACGTTGCGTAAGCTGACAGAACTGGGCCTGCCGTTGGAGCAACTTGAAATCAGTGGGTTGGACCTGCGCGATGCCGACCTGGCTTGTCTGCGTGACTTGCCGCTGCAACGTCTCGGCTTGTATGAAAGCCCCTGGCTGACCGACGCCGGCGTCGCCCATCTTGCGGGGTTGCCGTTGCGGGATTTGACGCTTGAGGCGGGGCCGGGGGAGTCGCGGCTTACGTCAGCTATGGTGTCGGTGCTGGAGCGGCTGCCGTTGGAGAGGTTGTCGTTGCGTAATGGCTCGGAGATCAGTGGAGAGGGGTGGGATCGATTGGCGCGGTTGTCGGCGCGGGTGAGAGGGCCTGGGATCTGA
- a CDS encoding DUF6124 family protein, with protein MDKLIPDPPVPPLHLDIAADANAERVIDSYLNSKPAQPDEKPLPDQLFTIVEGVDAESLLANLSETLASANVMAGDLAFELEGSRRHFALGLQQLIELGQLLANRALDTVDPR; from the coding sequence ATGGACAAACTCATCCCAGACCCACCCGTCCCACCGCTGCACCTGGACATCGCTGCCGATGCCAACGCCGAACGCGTCATCGATTCCTACCTGAACTCCAAACCCGCCCAGCCCGACGAGAAACCACTCCCCGATCAGCTCTTCACCATCGTGGAAGGTGTCGATGCCGAAAGCCTGCTTGCCAACCTCAGCGAAACCCTGGCCTCCGCCAATGTCATGGCTGGTGACCTGGCATTCGAACTGGAAGGTTCCCGGCGGCATTTTGCCCTGGGGCTGCAGCAGTTGATCGAACTGGGTCAGCTCTTGGCAAACCGGGCGTTGGATACGGTTGATCCCAGATAG
- a CDS encoding RNA 2'-phosphotransferase, with product MDTKRLNETSKFLSYVLRHEPQAIGLQLDSEGWADIESLIAGAAEDGRPLDMDLIQAVVSSSDKKRFSLSDDGLRIRAVQGHSTGTVSLQHVEKEPPEFLYHGTATRFLESIREKGLIAGSRHHVHLSQDMQMAIAVGQRYGKPVVLKVDALRMHKQGFKFFQAENGVWLTDHVPASLISE from the coding sequence ATGGATACCAAGCGACTCAACGAGACCAGCAAGTTTCTTAGCTATGTCCTCAGGCATGAACCACAAGCGATTGGTTTGCAGTTGGACAGCGAAGGCTGGGCCGATATCGAATCTTTGATAGCCGGTGCGGCTGAAGATGGCCGGCCGTTGGATATGGATCTTATTCAAGCCGTCGTCAGCAGCAGTGATAAAAAGCGCTTCAGTCTCTCCGACGATGGCCTGCGCATTCGCGCCGTGCAGGGGCACTCAACCGGAACCGTCAGCCTTCAACATGTAGAGAAAGAACCACCGGAGTTTCTTTACCATGGCACCGCCACGCGCTTCTTGGAGTCGATCAGGGAAAAAGGCCTGATTGCCGGCTCTCGTCACCATGTGCATCTGTCGCAGGACATGCAAATGGCTATTGCTGTTGGGCAGCGTTATGGAAAGCCTGTGGTACTGAAAGTTGACGCTCTTCGAATGCACAAACAGGGTTTCAAGTTCTTCCAGGCCGAAAATGGGGTTTGGTTGACGGACCATGTGCCAGCCAGTCTGATTTCAGAGTGA
- a CDS encoding DUF6985 domain-containing protein produces MTVVLDGDFGKLHFDGAWIGVCEIFIFGSVCEVELVVQTFDNASISEIQRLAFREFNLHKAAISSMVEKAVFDYYLCRVEEYRECFDADEVDINAPKVHAISEMRDLISLRCIKIMSPFDAGARQIGFIFDAMFDPQLGLGVLVTNGAVEAVDTQDILLG; encoded by the coding sequence ATGACTGTTGTGTTAGATGGGGATTTTGGTAAGTTGCATTTTGATGGGGCTTGGATAGGAGTATGTGAAATATTTATTTTTGGAAGCGTATGTGAGGTGGAGCTTGTCGTTCAGACTTTTGATAATGCTTCTATCTCTGAAATTCAACGGCTTGCGTTTCGAGAATTCAATTTGCATAAGGCTGCTATTTCTTCGATGGTAGAAAAAGCTGTATTTGATTATTACTTATGTCGGGTTGAGGAGTATCGAGAGTGCTTTGATGCTGATGAGGTTGATATCAACGCGCCCAAGGTCCATGCAATTAGTGAGATGCGGGATCTGATTTCTCTAAGATGTATAAAAATAATGTCTCCTTTTGACGCAGGAGCACGTCAAATTGGATTTATTTTTGATGCGATGTTCGACCCCCAACTTGGTTTAGGGGTTCTGGTTACCAACGGCGCCGTGGAAGCCGTCGATACTCAGGATATCTTGCTAGGATGA